A DNA window from Plasmodium brasilianum strain Bolivian I chromosome 12, whole genome shotgun sequence contains the following coding sequences:
- a CDS encoding lysine--tRNA ligase: MLKVLLPLLKFSNNCNTNIFNRSAYSSLTLLKKKKKNFLKVHKIVFTTMNEKKEHILEGEKGKHSQAKDKKKEEEAEVDPRLYYENRSKFILEQKAKGINAYPHKFERTISIPDYIEKYKNLSDGEHLEDTVLNLTGRIMRVSASGQKLRFFDLVGDGEKIQVLANYAFHDHTKTNFAECYDKIRRGDIVGIVGFPGKSKKGELSIFPKETIILSPCLHMLPMKYGLKDTEIRYRQRYLDLIINETTRNTFITRTKIINFLRNFLNERGFIEVETPVMSIVAGGANARPFITHHNDLDLNLFLRIATELPLKMLIIGGLDRVYEIGKVFRNEGIDNTHNPEFTSCEFYWAYADYNDLIKWSEDFLSGLVYHLFGKYKILYNKDGPDKDAIEIDFTPPYPKVSIIEELEKMTNTKLEQPFDSVQTIEKMINIIKIHKIELPNPPTAAKLLDQLASHFIENKYTDRPFFIIEHPQIMSPLAKYHRSKPGLTERLEMFICGKEVLNAYTELNDPFKQKECFSAQLKDREIGDTEAFQFDAAFCTSLEYALPPTGGLGLGIDRITMFLTNKNCIKDVILFPTMRPVN; the protein is encoded by the exons ATGCTAAAAGTTCTGTTACCCCTATTAAAATTTAGCAATAATTGCAACACAAATATTTTCAATCGTTCGGCCTATTCTTCATTAacgttattaaaaaaaaaaaaaaaaaattttctgaaAGTACACAAAATAGTTTTTACTACGATGAATGAGAAAAAAGAGCATATTCTCGAAGGGGAAAAGGGAAAACACTCGCAAGCgaa GGACAAGAAGAAGGAGGAGGAGGCGGAAGTGGACCCACGACTGTACTATGAAAATAGGTCTAAATTTATTCTAGAACAGAAGGCAAAAGGAATAAACGCGTATCCACATAAGTTTGAAAGAACAATTAGTATTCCTGATTATAtagagaaatataaaaatttatcagATGGAGAACACTTAGAAGATACAGTATTAAATCTAACAGGTAGAATAATGAGAGTATCAGCATCAGGCCAAAAATTGCGTTTTTTTGATTTAGTAGGAGATGGGGAAAAAATACAAGTTTTAGCAAATTATGCATTTCATGATCatacaaaaacaaattttgCAGAATGTTATGATAAGATAAGAAGAGGTGATATTGTAGGTATAGTAGGTTTCCCAGGTAAGAGTAAAAAAGGGGAATTGAGTATATTTCCAAAAGAGACAATTATATTATCCCCTTGCTTACATATGTTACCTATGAAATATGGATTAAAAGATACAGAAATAAGGTATAGGCAGAGATATTTagatttaattattaatgaaacaactagaaatacatttataacaagaacaaaaattataaattttttaagaaattttttaaatgaaagaGGTTTTATAGAAGTAGAAACACCAGTTATGAGTATAGTAGCAGGTGGAGCAAATGCAAGACCATTTATTACGCATCATAATGATTTAgatttaaatttgtttttaagaaTTGCTACTGAATTAccattaaaaatgttaattattGGAGGATTAGATAGAGTATATGAAATAGGAAAGGTATTTAGAAATGAAGGTATTGACAATACACATAATCCAGAATTTACGTCATGTGAGTTTTATTGGGCTTATGCAGATTATAATGACTTAATAAAATGGTCTGAAGATTTTTTATCAGGTTTagtttatcatttatttggCAAGTATAagattttatataataaagatgGACCTGATAAAGATGCTATTGAAATTGACTTTACTCCACCATATCCTAAAGTTTCAATAATTgaagaattagaaaaaatgacGAATACAAAATTGGAACAACCATTTGATTCAGTTCAAACTAttgaaaaaatgattaatattattaaaattcataaaatagAATTACCTAACCCACCAACTGCTGCAAAATTATTAGATCAATTAGCTTCTcattttatagaaaataaatatacagataggcctttctttattattgaaCATCCACAAATTATGAGTCCATTAGCCAAATATCATAGATCTAAACCAGGATTAACAGAACGATTagaaatgtttatatgtggGAAGGAAGTACTAAATGCTTATACAGAATTAAATGATCCCTTTAAACAAAAGGAATGTTTTTCAGCTCAACTAAAGGATAGAGAGATAGGGGATACTGAAGCTTTTCAATTTGATGCTGCTTTTTGTACTTCCTTAGAATATGCCTTACCTCCAACAGGAGGATTGGGTTTAGGAATTGACAGAATTACCATGTTTTTAACGAATAAAAATTGCATCAAGGATGTAATACTCTTCCCCACTATGAGACCGGTCAACTAG
- a CDS encoding small nuclear ribonucleoprotein E, translating into MATTNKKLQKIMTQPINQIFRFFTNKTIVQIWLYDKPDTRIEGKILGFDEYMNMVLDESKEVSVKKNSKKELGKILLKGDTITLIMEAISLVKQNFIDPSVLEKEKERKKNEKGKENVKESVKENVKESVKENVKESVKENVKESVKENVKENAKWNVKENAKWNVKENAKWNVKENAKWNVKENAKWNVKEKNICFTCSCPVHVYHNNTHVL; encoded by the exons ATGGCTACAACGAATAAGAAGttgcaaaaaattatgacCCAACCCATA AACCAAATATTTAGGTTTTTTACGAATAAAACGATTGTGCAAATTTGGCTTTATGATAAACCAGACACCAGAATTGAGGGGAAAATACTG gGTTTTGACGAATACATGAACATGGTTTTAGACGAGTCAAAAGAAGTTTCAGTGaagaaaaattcaaaaaaagagCTAGGTAAAATTTTGCTAAAGGGAGACACAATAACCTTAATAATGGAAGC TATATCACTTGTTAAACAGAATTTTATAGATCCATCTGTTTTGG aaaaagaaaaagaaagaaaaaagaacgaAAAAGGGAAAGAGAACGTGAAAGAGAGCGTGAAAGAGAACGTGAAAGAGAGCGTGAAAGAGAACGTGAAAGAGAGCGTGAAAGAGAACGTGAAAGAGAGCGTGAAAGAGAACGTGAAGGAGAACGCGAAATGGAACGTGAAGGAGAACGCGAAATGGAACGTGAAGGAGAACGCGAAATGGAACGTGAAGGAGAACGCGAAATGGAACGTGAAGGAGAACGCGAAATGGAACGTGAAGGAGAAAAACATATGCTTCACCTGTTCATGCCCTGTACATGTATATCATAACAACACACATGTTCTGTAA
- a CDS encoding hypothetical protein (conserved Plasmodium protein), whose translation MIDNNKMIGFDVNYFLKNCTDLEKAYENLLSEKKQSELRLNEALNRFKEINEKYEQEKKNTLDISLSISEHTDKLIKKQKYSESYENVKKQNEDFKEKIEMLKKEKEQAKLNMEEKIKMMDIKRRRETETYEKQIRNDKNKMLELERLIAELGLDISTKDAEIKKLRSFLNELQQDNERKILEYEQQIKDLIIKNEQNNRKNKEVIKDIIKDSDNLALNNLKNKLQLLQQDYNKLEKDYINLKKSLSKTSKKTSTSTERQNYSEAKLIKFKVPTPFQLYIVHSNILKGGNKYFYVIKKEHISKNKFNIRENNDDGNIEPFKNRSLNSNIFRNKYNYIPSMDEVKEDIENFKRDHSFYFTEHSILELINIENNIIVLNIEGKFFEDINVVFAEVTKYLLNKHLGILGVHPYNIKALNIKQSET comes from the exons ATGATAGACAATAATAAGATGATCGGTTTTGACGTAAACtactttttgaaaaattgtaCAGACTTAGAAAAGGCATATGAAAACTTGCtaagtgaaaaaaaacaaagtgaACTGAGGCTAAATGAGGCGCTAAACAgatttaaagaaataaatgaaaaatatgaacaagaaaaaaaaa ACACTTTAGATATTTCACTGTCCATATCGGAACACActgataaattaataaaaaagcaaaaatattcGGAAAG CTACGAGAATGTGAAGAAACAGAACGAAGActttaaggaaaaaattgaaatgctcaagaaggaaaaagaacAAG caaAACTAAACATGGaggagaaaataaaaatgatggaTATTAAAAGACGCCGAGAAACTGAAACATACGAAAAACAGATA AGAAAcgataaaaacaaaatgctCGAACTGGAGAGGCTCATAGCAGAATTAGGTCTAGATATATCAACCAAAGA TGCAGAGATAAAAAAGCTACgctcttttttaaatgaacttCAACAAGATAacgaaagaaaaattttagaatACGAGCAACAAATTAAagatttaattataaaaaacgaacaaaacaacagaaaaaataag GAAGTAATCAAAGATATAATAAAGGATAGTGACAATTTagcattaaataatttaaagaataaaCTTCAGTTGTTACAACAA GACTACAATAAGTTGGAGAAggattatataaatttaaaaaagagtcTAAGTAAAAcatcaaaaaaaacaagtacTTCAACAGAACGT CAAAATTATTCAGAGGcgaaattaattaaatttaaagtaCCCACACCTTTTCAATTGTACATTGTGCATTCGAACATATTGAAGGGgggtaataaatatttttatgtaataaaaaaagaacatatatcaaaaaataaatttaatataagagaaaataatgatgatggAAACATTGAACCATTTAAAAATAGGTCattaaatagtaatatatttcgaaataaatacaattatATTCCATCAATGGATGAAGTGAAGGAAGatatagaaaattttaagagagaccattctttttattttacagaACATAGTATACTTGAACTAATAAacatagaaaataatatcatagtattaaatattgaaggaaaattttttgaagatATTAATGTAGTATTTGCAGAagttacaaaatatttattgaacAAACATTTGGGTATTTTAGGTGTTCATCCGTATAACATAAAAGCGCTTAACATAAAACAAAGTGAAACTTAA
- a CDS encoding GPN-loop GTPase: MKYGQVVVGPAGSGKTNYCKLMKEFMKIKKRNCYVVNLDSASEEYYYERKKRAINTTSNIEKELNNYYDAIYDIDIRNYVDVNSLMEEQMLGPNCALLKSVELLYENSYLLDDELNAYDEDDNYFIIDTPGQIELYTHTDYFKKILNIFTDKNIKLIVVFMIDISFISSNTKLLSAYLTSLSTMINFELPHINILTKCDLLISRNYYEEFKKFKYKNNFFFQRQLYKKINKKIKTIKSTTNRESEEANNNNNNNNGNNCNDDGFLKELEYINNKKSFRDEYVLYSDYDDNRSISSYSSLNMSEGNNENSYTNFSGHSSSNDTVRSEEIEEKTYQRNYEKLNEILALDPHDIIITANKCLSKKYYKLNSALANIIEDFNLVSFLPLNIYDDDNVDFIISSIDMIIQYGEDKDVNDNYDM; encoded by the coding sequence ATGAAATACGGCCAAGTGGTAGTAGGTCCAGCGGGTAGTGGAAAAACGAACTACTGCAAATTAATGAAagaatttatgaaaataaaaaaaaggaattgcTACGTTGTTAACTTAGATAGCGCAAGCGAAGAATATTactatgaaagaaaaaagagagcAATAAATACAACATCCaatattgaaaaagaattaaataattattatgatgCAATATATGATATTGACATAAGAAATTATGTTGATGTAAATAGTTTAATGGAAGAACAAATGCTTGGTCCAAATTGTGCTTTATTAAAAAGTgtagaattattatatgaaaattcatatttactAGATGATGAATTAAATGCTTATGATGAAgatgataattattttataatcgACACACCAGGACAAATCgaattatatacacatacagattatttcaaaaaaatattaaatatatttacagataaaaatataaaattaattgttGTCTTTATGAttgatatatcttttataagctcaaatacaaaattattgtCAGCATATTTAACTAGTTTATCAACTATGataaattttgaattacctcatattaatatattaacaaaatgtGACCTATTAATAAGTCGAAATTATTAtgaagaatttaaaaaatttaaatataaaaataattttttttttcaaagacagctatataaaaaaattaataaaaaaataaagacgATAAAAAGTACGACTAACCGCGAATCGGAAGAagctaataataataataataataataatggtaataacTGTAATGATGATGGTTTTTTAAAGGAGctagaatatataaataacaaaaagtCCTTCAGAGATGAGTACGTCTTATACTCTGACTATGATGATAATAGAAGTATTTCTAGTTATTCCTCACTAAATATGTCTGAAgggaataatgaaaattcatATACTAATTTTTCAGGgcatagtagtagtaatgaCACAGTACGGTCTGAAGAAATTGAAGAAAAAACGTACCAaagaaattatgaaaaattaaatgaaatactTGCTCTAGATCCCcatgatattattataactgcCAATAAATGTTTGTCGAAAAAATACTACAAATTAAATAGTGCCCTTGCGAATATTATAGAAGATTTTAATTTGGTTTCCTTTTTAcccttaaatatttatgatgatgataatgtTGATTTTATAATAAGCTCTATAGATATGATAATACAGTATGGAGAAGACAAGGATGTGAATGATAACTATGATATGTAA
- a CDS encoding ubiquitin-activating enzyme E1, translating into MNELEKFKRQISLWGIHHQEILMSSCICMLGSSFLISEVAKGLILSGISNILIVDDERICAEDFKFYLYCSGEIINEHKCKIIKKNLMNINKEAKINYIIENPLHYFYNVLLKNDSYDIIICNLSVKDNIIVEKLCTENYKRVITCHARGLLGYLNICVNNHVYMSIDDNKKEDFYLYYYLSISLYYELKKHAQSVEYTFFQVNTAWNKLLFLVKCYHDFCTQEKDKSIKNNVIQFVREKLKLTNVHFNNIDKVKYLFIDLIEIVHLIKSLLKNKDKIIKNNHICIFLVVYKSFIKKKKKLPYIYDLIFEENAISTILMNRKIEDKEEIYQLIEKKKEKYNFKKLFNISFFSYFLSHFCSIENVVNTNELGKNITGSEFMFLDFSYLYSFVFKHMQDNDLNMFRKGSVKNFPLLLYGEKEKKGISAFAKCNMSNRRKSGILLCNNKRDILNLYRNTIFKNSDQKKVNNNVDNSFNEYAHEDFPFLHSADDEKSLHRLSSYIDVNINILLEKVQIINNTFLHYSKHMNVHNNCAQLVISGLITQEAIKICSLYLKPHLNYFFFKTRS; encoded by the coding sequence ATGAATGAGCTGGAAAAGTTTAAGAGGCAAATTTCTCTGTGGGGTATTCATCACcaagaaattttaatgaGCAGTTGTATTTGCATGCTAGGTAGTAGTTTCCTTATTTCAGAAGTTGCTAAGGGGTTGATATTAAGTGGTATTAGTAATATCTTAATAGTGGACGATGAACGAATATGTGCAGAagattttaaattttacctGTACTGTTCAggtgaaataataaatgaacataaatgtaaaatcataaaaaaaaatttgatgaatataaataaagaggccaaaattaattatattattgaaaatcctttgcattatttttataatgtcctattaaaaaatgattcgtacgatattataatttgtaatttatctgtaaaagataatataattgtagaaaaattatgtacGGAAAATTATAAGAGGGTTATTACTTGTCATGCGAGGGGATTACTAggttatttaaatatttgtgtAAATAACCACGTATACATGAGTAtagatgataataaaaaagaagatttttatttgtattattacttatctatttcattatattatgaattaaaaaaacatgcACAGAGTGTagaatatactttttttcaaGTTAATACTGCATGGAATAAGTTGCTTTTTTTGGTAAAATGTTATCACGATTTTTGCACACAAGAAAAAGACAAGAGTATCAAAAACAATGTAATACAATTTGTAAGAGAAAAATTGAAACTAACAAATGTTCATTTTAACAATATAGACAAAGTAAAATACCTTTTTATCGATTTAATTGAAATTGTGCATTTAATAAAGTCCCTTTTGAAAAACAaggataaaattataaaaaataatcatatatgtatattcttggttgtatataaaagttttataaaaaaaaaaaaaaaacttccTTATATATACGACCTTATTTTTGAGGAAAACGCTATTAGTACAATTTTGATGAACAGAAAAATTGAAGATAAGGAAGAAATATATCAGCtgattgaaaaaaaaaaagagaagtacaattttaagaaattatttaacatatcttttttttcctacttCTTATCGCATTTTTGTTCCATTGAAAATGTGGTGAATACAAATGAGCTGGGTAAAAACATCACAGGTAGCGAATTTATGTTTTTGGACTTTTCCTACTTGTACTCCTTCGTTTTTAAACATATGCAAGATAATGACCTGAACATGTTCAGAAAAGGAAGCGTTAAAAACTTTCCGCTGCTTTTATATGGCGAGAAGGAGAAGAAAGGAATCTCTGCTTTTGCAAAATGTAACATGTCCAATCGTAGAAAGAGTGGAATACTATTATGTAACAACAAAAGGGATatcttaaatttatatagaaacaccatttttaaaaattctgaTCAAAAGAAAGTAAATAACAATGTAGATAACTCTTTTAATGAATATGCGCATGAGgattttccatttttgcaCAGCGCAGATGATGAGAAATCACTCCATCGTTTATCTTCATATATAGacgtaaatataaatattctgCTCGAAAAAgttcaaattattaataatacatttctTCATTATAGCAAACACATGAACGTTCATAATAACTGTGCGCAGCTCGTCATATCGGGATTAATAACGCAAGAAGCCATAAAAATATGCTCTCTTTATTTAAAGCCTCActtaaattactttttttttaaaacgcGCAGTTAA
- a CDS encoding peptidase: protein MNFDFTLKNCCERNQNITFITISACVLINTLFWKCKILEPFKLLTVFLHEFSHASACWLTGGKVKGIEVNRDHGGCTNTVGGNKFVILPAGYIEQVKDWPLKIIMTFIGVLNEMYSMVDIFEDLITRSTPESDAYKYAELTKCNSKFCGVLWFLVNFLFILLTVYLIAAIQVNEFDK from the exons ATGAATTTCGATTTTACCTTAAAAAATTGCTGTGAACGCAATCAAAACATAACATTTATAACCATTTCCGCGTGTGTACTTATAAATACACTATTTtggaaatgtaaaatattagaGCCATTTAAACTACTAACTGTTTTTTTGCATGAATTTTCTCATGCCTCTGCTTGCTGGTTAACTGGAGGGAAAGTAAAAGGCATAG AGGTGAACCGAGATCATGGGGGATGCACAAACACAGTTGGAGGAAATAAATTCGTTATATTACCTGCGGGATATATCG AGCAAGTAAAAGACTGgcctttaaaaataataatgactTTTATAGGTGTATTGAACGAGATGTACAGTATGGTAGATATTTTTGAGGATTTAATTACAAGATCAACACCAGAGTCAGATGCTTACAAATATGCAGAATTAACAAAATGTAACTCCAAATTTTGTGGAGTTCTATGGTTTTTAGttaatttccttttcattcTCTTAACCGTTTATCTCATCGCTGCTATTCAAGTGAACGAGTTTGATAAAtga
- a CDS encoding hypothetical protein (conserved Plasmodium protein): MKRKNITIFLYSLILVVLWPNRIYDIVVSLSLNKRNDLKIFDNNTVKTSTVVYQMSNEKLYLGEEHFSNVKKLQNMFMVCFKSDKKKDVLKDIGILNIKFLLYENFKKNVYDNIKLLFNFIKENFAYLTKRISEEKKNNNLNETDYIENDNLLTLLEDVVSNDVEKNAKYFEKLIQFTSLKKCFEISISLNIEDNKEPIVLLCEVDTNNNRINLKINNNLPQDNINQIKKKSTLSRKPKGSFLKRIITPLKSSTLFSKMTKRMKWPLHYYKNLCYKHNFEVASENWVNYFYNHNETLCHVQTDGTGDCLFLSLQYLLEKNEITTYNVNINSNVSESLFIPWYIKNARKRNDTYFNVTDLRYITTFFVIKYFPGYSQDSETNSFHINEKLNLLINLELTNYYLKKDLLYRMMKPDKFIDQNGKNVFSMFSSYMNKYLQLGKPQLSAPGNTDSSQPHDMLSPSGSSSGYVSSSDGSMDSSNDGSIDGSIDGSNDGSNDGSNDGSNDGSNDGSNDGSNVDLNDGNNDGSNDGSNDGSNVDLNDGSNDGSNNYNKNKNNNNNENNDDNDSDDNADGKKVNPDNSGFSGSNGRADVDGGKGSSAMGSEQGEMYSRLFNSLQNLPLSNARSRIDHLKSTISEKRIRNSSNTISSINESDTDMNLFKRKNSSNSVLSSPSEEKAVSFHKVELETKGKKRGKENFFRVTYTPRKDSENKSTTPIEESATNEESISKKHKYKKKHIDNEDVHNEEISSEGNETKYHSFIIPHMPDGKSYNNEKEVIQLKTNANKGILQNSDKQSILRGTTVEELSGEESMHSLGDDSLSSSRESMFTIEDNSSDDETDVNSSKEGEQDEDKNSNTTNTNDDEKYDTILEDVHENGYRMYELIFFKIVSLSANNLTYDELKKLKKKNLKNLLGSNKVSKVIGSHIFKNKVSVGCILPYFNLENIKNKLNNPFTKNNYANSDLFIIIIETTFNKKITRKKDGLVTNSLLLKHNGDCISYWSIKNNDYHFTCDNKVIQTQTIQEKASAFFYERTRLGHTHWGDETDYDAFQKMFNIGLITFMNNNTKFFFSRNNFDEHPLYFLIYFYSGIHFEPGIHITVKGQKESHHSSYDQNSIPNSFLQVPAG; encoded by the coding sequence atgaagagaaaaaatataacgatttttttgtattcacTAATTCTGGTGGTTTTATGGCCTAATCGTATATACGATATAGTGGTTTCACTGTccttaaataaaagaaatgatttaaaaatatttgacaATAATACAGTAAAGACATCTACAGTTGTATATCAGATGTcgaatgaaaaattatatctaGGTGAAGAACATTTCAGCAATGTAAAGAAGTTACAGAATATGTTTATGGTATGTTTTAAAtcggataaaaaaaaagacgtattaaaagatataggtattttaaatataaaatttttattatatgaaaattttaagaaaaatgtatatgataatataaaacttttatttaattttataaaagaaaattttgcatatttaacTAAAAGAATatcagaagaaaaaaaaaataataatttaaatgaaacagattatattgaaaatgataatttattaactttATTAGAAGACGTGGTAAGTAATGATGTTGAAAAAAATgctaaatattttgaaaaattaattcaattTACAAGCTTAAAGAAATGCTTCGAAATATCCATTTCATTGAATATTGAAGATAACAAGGAACCAATTGTTCTATTATGTGAAGTGGATACTAATAATAATcgtattaatttaaaaattaataataatttaccaCAAGATAATATTAATCagattaaaaagaaaagtactTTATCACGTAAACCAAAAGGgtcctttttaaaaagaattataactCCATTAAAATCTAGTACcttattttctaaaatgaccaaaagaatgaaatggccattacattattataaaaacttatgctataaacataattttgAAGTTGCTTCTGAAAATTGGGTTAACTATTTCTATAATCATAATGAAACGTTATGTCATGTTCAGACAGATGGTACTGGtgattgtttatttttatccttaCAATATCTtctagaaaaaaatgaaattactacatataatgttaatattaattcaaaTGTATCAGAAAGTTTATTTATCCCTtggtatattaaaaatgctaGGAAAAGAAATGATACCTATTTTAACGTTACTGATTTGAGGTATATAACCACTTTTTTtgtcataaaatatttcccTGGGTATTCACAAGATTCTGAAACTAATTCTTTtcatattaatgaaaaattaaatttacttATAAACCTTGAGCTTaccaattattatttaaaaaaagatctACTTTATAGAATGATGAAACCAGATAAGTTTATTGATCAAAATGGTAAAAACGTTTTTTCTATGTTCTCAAGTTATATGAATAAGTATTTGCAATTAGGAAAGCCCCAACTATCTGCTCCAGGGAACACCGATTCCAGTCAACCGCATGATATGCTTTCCCCCAGTGGAAGCAGTAGCGGATATGTAAGCAGCAGCGATGGTAGTATGGACAGCAGTAACGACGGCAGTATCGACGGCAGTATCGACGGCAGTAACGATGGAAGTAACGATGGAAGTAACGATGGAAGTAACGATGGAAGTAACGATGGAAGTAACGATGGAAGTAACGTTGACCTTAACGATGGCAATAACGATGGAAGTAACGATGGAAGTAACGATGGAAGTAACGTTGACCTTAACGATGGAAGTAACGATGGAAGTAACAACTACAACAAGAACAAGAACAACAACAATAACgaaaataatgatgataatgacAGTGATGATAATGCCGACGGTAAGAAAGTAAACCCAGATAATAGTGGCTTCAGTGGAAGCAATGGACGTGCCGATGTTGACGGAGGTAAAGGGAGTAGTGCTATGGGGAGTGAACAAGGCGAAATGTACTCTAGGTTGTTTAATAGCTTGCAAAATCTACCTTTGTCCAATGCTCGTTCACGTATTGATCATCTGAAGAGTACTATATCAGAAAAACGAATTAGGAACAGCTCGAACACTATATCTAGTATTAATGAAAGTGATACAGATATGAACTtgtttaaaaggaaaaattcaTCGAACAGTGTATTATCATCTCCATCAGAGGAAAAAGCAGTGTCCTTTCATAAAGTAGAGCTTGAAacaaagggaaaaaaaagaggtaaagaaaatttttttagagtAACATATACCCCAAGGAAGGATTctgaaaataaaagtacGACCCCTATCGAAGAATCTGCTACAAATGAAGAGTCTATTTCTAAAAAGCATAAgtataaaaagaaacatataGATAATGAGGATGTACATAATGAAGAAATTAGTTCAGAAGGTAATGAAACGAAATATCATAGTTTTATAATACCGCATATGCCAGATGGAAAgagttataataatgaaaaggaagTTATACAACTTAAAACTAATGCGAATAAAggaattttacaaaattcaGATAAACAGTCCATACTAAGGGGTACTACTGTGGAAGAGTTGTCAGGGGAAGAGAGCATGCATAGTCTAGGAGATGATTCTCTATCTAGTTCTAGAGAATCCATGTTTACAATTGAAGATAACAGTTCTGATGATGAAACCGATGTGAATAGCTCAAAGGAGGGAGAGCAAGATGaggataaaaatagtaacacTACTAATACTAACGATGATGAAAAGTATGATACTATTTTAGAGGATGTTCACGAGAATGGATATAGGATGTATGAattaatattctttaaaattgTGTCCTTATCAGCTAATAATTTAACCTatgatgaattaaaaaaattaaaaaaaaaaaatctgaAAAACTTATTAGGATCGAACAAAGTATCAAAAGTAATTGGatcacatatatttaaaaataaagtttcAGTAGGATGTATTTTACCGTATtttaatttagaaaatattaaaaataaattaaataaccCATTTACAAAGAACAATTATGCAAATTCTGActtgttcataataataattgaaacaacatttaataaaaaaataacaagaaaaaaagatggaTTAGTAACTAATAGTTTACTATTAAAACATAATGGAGATTGTATATCCTATTGgtcaattaaaaataatgattatCATTTTACTTGTGATAATAAAGTTATACAAACACAAACCATTCAAGAAAAAGCATCcgcttttttttatgaaagaACAAGACTTGGTCATACACACTGGGGAGATGAAACAGATTATGATGcatttcaaaaaatgttCAATATTGGATTAATTACCTTTATGAACAACAATACAAAATTCTTCTTCTcaagaaataattttgatgAACACCctctttactttttaatcTATTTTTACTCTGGTATTCACTTTGAGCCAGGGATACATATAACTGTTAAGGGTCAAAAGGAAAGTCATCATTCGTCGTATGACCAAAATAGCATTCCTAATTCGTTTCTTCAAGTGCCTGCGGGGTGA